ATCACGCGGCGAGAAGCTGGGTATCTGCTGGCCTTCGATAATCGCATGCTCGGACTTCAGCCAGTCGGCCACCGCATGAGTCGGGCTGCCGACGACGATGTGCTGCTTGCCGGTAGTAGTCCACGGCCAAGGGTGGCAACCGTTGATCTCTCTCACGCGCTCCAGAATGGCGACAGCACGCGGCGACAGCGGTACAAGGTGTGGCCTGCTCATTGTCTGGCCACCGCGCCCCTTGCGGTGGATCAGGCGCACGGTGCCTGCCTCCAAGTCGTAATCGTCCCAAGTGGTTTGGCAGATATTGAAGATGCGCTGTCCACCCGTGGCGATGACGAACTTGAACAGCATCGCCATAACCGGCCCGACGCCTTGAGTGTGCCCGATGGTTGCCCAGAACTGGCGCAGTTCAGCATCAGACAACGCTCGTGTGGCCGGTGCCGATACCTTATCGACCGCAACCACAATTGCCGGGTTGCTCTCTAGGTTGTAGCTCTTGGCACTCGACCGGCCGACCGCGTTCTCGGCTTTCAGCCCATAATTGAATGCCGCCGACAGGAACGAACGCATGCGCTCGGCCTGAACCTTTGCGCCGCGCTCCCATATCGGATTGAGAATGGCCAGGATATGGTCGGGGCGAATATCGCGCGCTTTCATCCTCATGATGATCGGCTGCGGCCCAAGCATGTTTTTCTGATAAAGCCGCTCCAACTCCTTGACGACTCCGGTCGTAGCCTTCTCCCGGCGCGACTCTATGTAGTCAAGGAACAGATCACCAAAGGTGCCACGTGATGCTTCGATCTCGGCCAGGCGCTGCCGCTCGGCCCGCCCTGCAGCTACGACAGCTTCCTGCTCCTCGATGTACGCCTTAACGTTGCCGTGCTCTTTGGCAATCAAAGCCAGTCGCTGCGCCTCTTCACGAATGATGGACAAGGTCAGG
The genomic region above belongs to Pseudomonas sediminis and contains:
- a CDS encoding tyrosine-type recombinase/integrase — its product is MVTAVYRYMCDGRRLKYPIGNFKAGSRDAGLTLSIIREEAQRLALIAKEHGNVKAYIEEQEAVVAAGRAERQRLAEIEASRGTFGDLFLDYIESRREKATTGVVKELERLYQKNMLGPQPIIMRMKARDIRPDHILAILNPIWERGAKVQAERMRSFLSAAFNYGLKAENAVGRSSAKSYNLESNPAIVVAVDKVSAPATRALSDAELRQFWATIGHTQGVGPVMAMLFKFVIATGGQRIFNICQTTWDDYDLEAGTVRLIHRKGRGGQTMSRPHLVPLSPRAVAILERVREINGCHPWPWTTTGKQHIVVGSPTHAVADWLKSEHAIIEGQQIPSFSPRDLRRTCTQLMQKHGISDQLSDLLQAHGQTGVANLHYRNNPEAALPEKRRAVELFERALAKVLGEAPADNVVRLVRKK